ATGTCGAACCTCATCGGGAACGCACTACGGCACACGCCCGCGGGCAGCCCGATCGACATCGTGGTGTCGGTCGCCCCGCAGCGCGGCACGGCCCGATTCGACATCGTGGACCACGGCGAGGGCATCCCCGAGCAGATCCGCGAGCGCATTTTTGAGCGGTTCTGGCGTGCCGACACGTCGCGCAACCGCGAGACGGGCGGCTCCGGCCTCGGGCTCGCCATCGTGTCGTCGATCGTCGCGGCGCACGGCGGCACGGTCGTTGCACGTGAAACTCCCGGCGGCGGCGCGACCTTCAGCGTCGAGCTTCCACTCGCGTAGCGACCACGCTCGGGCCCGGCACCGGCCTAGTTGTACCCGGCCATGACGTTGGTGACACTTTAGGTCTTGTGAAAAGGGAGAACCTCCTGGCTTAGTGGAGATGTTGAAGTCATCCGCATAGCCAGGAGGTTCTCTTGTCTTACGTTAATGCCCGACTGACTGTTCGCGGGAGAGCGTTGCTCATTGAACGCGTCATTGGTTCCCATCGTCCCGTCGCTCATGTCGCCAAAGAACTCGGCATTTCCCGGCAATGCGCGCATCGCTGGGTTCGCAGATACAAAGACGAGGGCCCTGCGGGACTGCTGGATCGCTCGTCTCGGCCACGGTGTTCGCCGACCCGGACGAGTCCGGATCGTGAACAGGTCGTGCTCGAGTCCCGCTCTCGACTTCGCGCAGGCCCGTTGCGCATCGCTGCAGACACCGGTGTTCCTGCCCGAACCGTGTCACGCGTGTTAGCACGCCACCACGTCCCGCCGCTGAGCTGGTGTGATCCGATGACCGGCGAACTCATTCGGGCCTCTCGCGCCACGGAGAACCGTTACGAGTATGAGCGGCCTGGCGAGATGGTCCATGTTGATGTGAAGAAACTCGGCCGCATCCCCGACGGTGGTGGCTGGCGAGCCGACCTGACCCAAACCCGCCGCAATCACGTCACCGGCCACCAGGGGGTCGGGTTCGACTATGTCCACGCCGTGATCGATGACCACAGTCGCCTCGCTTACGCCGAGATCCATTCCGACGAGAAAGGCGTCACCGCTGCCGGCGTATTGTGCGAGCTGCAGCGTTCTTCGCGGCATGCGGTATCCCCGCGATCAAGCGGGTCCTTTCGGACAACGCGTTCGCCTACCGGAAATCGGCCGCGTTCAAGGACGCCGTCGCCGAGCTTGGCGCAGTTCAACGTTTCATCAAGCCCCATTGCCCCTGGACGAACGGCAAAGTTGAACGCCTCAACCGCACCCTGCAAACCGAGTGGGCCTATAGGCAGGTCTTCACCAGCAATGACGAACGATCGGCCGCTCTTGCGCCCTGGTTGGACTTCTACAACACTAAACGCATCCACACCGGCATCGGAGCAACACCCATCAGCCGAGTGTCACCAACGTCATGACGCAGTACACCTAGTCGTTGCTTTCGGGGTAGATGCTGCGGGTTTCGGTCCGCCGGTTCCGCGACGTGAAGAGGTCCGACAGGTACCACTTGGGTAGGATCTTGGCGACCGCGAGCACGGCGTACATCACGGTGTTGATCGCAACGAACGCGGCGAGCACGGCGAACCAGTCCGATTGCAGTGTCGACTCGGGCAGCAGAATCCCGGCGTGCACAGCGTCGGTCGCCCAACTCTCGATCATCATGCGTTCCCCTCGCGCTCAGACTCCGCGGCCCGCTCGGCGCTCCTGTCTGGCCCCGCGCCTTCCGCCTCACTCTCGGACGCGACCCCGTTCCCCCAGGCCGCCTTACGCCCCAGGCTGATCTCGAGCACTCCGGTGACGTACACCACGTTTAGGAACATATCGAAGAAGAGCTCGGGAAAGAGCGCCAGGGCGAGGAGCCGGGCCCGCGGGCCCCCTGCCCACACCGTCACGACGCGCTCGAGCAAGAAGAGCGAGCCGACCCCGATCCAGAACGGGAACCAGATCCAGTGGTCGAGCGAGAGGAACGTGACGATGAGGAGAAGGAAGAAGGAGCTAAGCGCGATCACGCTGTATCCGATTCCGAGCTGTTGGGCCCAGTACCGGAACGTGTGCGGGGTGAGTCGGTAGCTGCCCAGGTTCTCGAGCGCTCCACGCTGCCACCGCAGGCGCTGCACCCAGAGTTCGCGCCAGGTCGGCATGAGCTCCGTCACGACCTGGCACTTCTCGGGCGAGATCATCAGCCCGCCGAGCGACTTGATCGCGAGCGTGAGCTCGTTGTCCTCCGTGAGCGCCATGGTGTCGTAGACGTCGCCGGGCCTGCCGGGAAGACCTTTACCCCGCTCGCCCGCCACAGTGCGCATTGCCGTGGCCCGAAAGACGGACGCCGTCCCCGTCAACACGAAGACGCGGCCTCGGCGTCGAGCGATCTCGCGCCGATACCGCAGGTACTCGTTGCGCTGGAACTGCCCGATGAGGCCGTGCCCCTCCTCCCCGACGAACAATCCCCCGACCGCCATGAGCGCGCGGTCGCTCGTGAAGCGCTGCGTCGCGGCAGTGAGGAAGCCCGGGTCCAGCACAGTATCGGCGTCGACGACCATTACCAGGTCGTTGGGGCCCATGCCCGGCAGCAGCGTCTGCAGCGCCTGGTTCAGTGCGCCCGCCTTCTTCTCTCGGTTGCCGACCGTCGCGAACACCTCCGCGCCGTGGGCTCGGGCGACACCAGCGGTGTTGTCGTTGCAGTTGTCGGCGACCACAATGATGCGCGCCGGCAGCTCCTCCTGTGCGAGCACCGCGCTCAGCGCCGCAGCGATGATCGCCTCCTCGTTGTGCGCCGGCATCAGCACGGTCACCGTAATCGGGCCGGAGAAGACGCCGCGGGTCTGCTCCATGATGACCTTTGGGGCGAGCGGTGTGCTGACCGGGTTGCTCGAGCGCCGCGAGCGAACGGCCACGCTGCGTTCGAGGAGCGCGATGCTCGCCGCGAAAAATAGCGCGAGCGCGATGGCTGAGATCACGACCTGCGGGTCGGGCGCGGTCGTGCTGTAGAAGATCTGCCAAATCCCAAAGATTGCTCGGGTCGCAGGCTCTGAAATCGGCAACGGCTCGTCGATCGCGAGCGTGAAGAAGAGCAGCGCAGCGGCGCCGCCTGCGACCAGGAGCACCCCCACCCCCGCGAGGCGTTCAAATCCACGACCCGTCATAGAAAAATCCTAGCGATGATTGCGCCAGAGCGGAGCGTCAGTTCTGGATCTCGTACACCGGCCTAAGCTCCGGCATACGAAAAGCGGGGCAGCGGCCCGAAGGCCACTACCCCGCTTATGCGCAGGTTGGACTAGAAGTCCATGCCACCCGTGGGGTCGCCGCCGCCTGCAGCTGCGGGCTCCGGCTTCTCAGCGACAACGACCTCGGTCGTGAGGAAGAGGCCGGCGATCGAGGCTGCGTTCTGCAGCGCCGAGCGGGTCACCTTGGCGGGGTCGAGGATGCCCTGAGCGATCAGGTCACCGTACTCGCCCGTCGCGGCGTTGAGGCCGTGACCGTTGGGGAGCTCCGACACCTTGTTCACGACAACGCCGGGCTCGAGGCCCGCGTTCATCGCGATCTGACGCAGGGGCGCCTCGATGGCGACCTCGACGATGCGAGCGCCAACGGCCTCATCACCGGTGAGGTTCAGCCCAGCGAAGACAGCCTTGCCGGCCTGGATCAGCGCGACGCCGCCGCCGGGCAGGACGCCCTCTTCGACAGCAGCCTTTGCGTTGCGGACTGCGTCCTCAATGCGGTGCTTGCGCTCCTTGAGCTCGACCTCGGTAGCCGCGCCAGCCTTGATGACTGCAACGCCGCCAGCAAGCTTCGCGAGGCGCTCCTGGAGCTTCTCGCGATCGTAATCGCTGTCCGTGTTCTCGATCTCGCGGCGGATCTGCGCGACGCGACCTGCGATCGCGTCTTCCTCGCCTGCACCCTGGACGATGGTGGTCTCGTCCTTGGTGATGATGACCTTGCGGGCACGACCGAGCATGTCGAGGGTCGCGTTCTCGAGCTTCAGGCCGACCTCTTCCGAGATGACCTGTCCGCCCGTGAGGATCGCGATGTCCTGCAGCATAGCCTTGCGGCGATCGCCGAAGCCGGGAGCCTTGACGGCAACCGACTTGAAGATGCCACGGATCTTGTTGAGCACGAGGGTCGCGAGCGCTTCGCCCTCGACGTCCTCGGCAATGATGAGGAGCTGCTTGCCCGACTGGATGACCTGGTCAACGACCGGGAGGAGATCCTTGATGCTCGAGACCTTGCTGTTGACGACGAGGATGTACGGATCCTCGAAGACAACTTCCTGGCGGTCTGCGTCGGTGACGAAGTACGCCGACAGGTAGCCCTTGTCGAAGCGCATGCCCTCGGTGAGCTCGAGCTCGGTGCCGAACGTGTTCGACTCCTCGACGGTGACGACGCCTTCCTTGCCGACCTTGTCGATCGCCTCGGCGATGAGCTTGCCGATCTGCTCGTCAGCGGCCGAGATCGACGCGGTTGCCGCGATCTGGTCGGTGGTCTCGATGTCCTGAGCGTTCTCGAGGAGCTGCGCCGTTACAGCGGCAACGGCCTTCTCGATGCCCTTCTTGATCGCGATGGGGTCGCTGCCGGCGGACACGTTGCGGAGGCCCTCACGGACCAGTGCCTGTGCGAGCACGGTTGCGGTGGTGGTGCCGTCGCCTGCGACGTCGTCAGTCTTCTTGGCGACCTCCTTGACGAGCTCGGCACCGATCTTCTCGAACGGGTCGTCCAGCTCGATCTCCTTGGCGATGGAGACACCATCGTTGGTGATCGTGGGGGCGCCCCACTTCTTCTCGAGCACGACGTTGCGACCGCGGGGACCAAGGGTCACCTTCACGGCGTCGGCGAGAATGTTGAGACCGCGCTCAAGGCCGCGGCGGGCCTCTTCATCAAAGGCAATGATCTTAGCCATAAGTGTTCTCGATCCTCCAGGGTGTTACGAGTGGAATTAGCACTCGAGAGATCGGAGTGCTAACCACAATCTTGGCACTCGCACCCTGAGAGTGCAAGCGCAAGGAGGAGGTCCGGCGCCGCCTACTCGGCGGGCTGCTCTTCGGCAGGCGTCTCTTCCGCCGGCGCGGCGGGCGTATCGCTCGGCATCTCGACGGCGCCGGGGCCGCGGTAGTCGCTGCCCAGCAACACGATGAGCCGCGCGCCGTAACTCGCGTAGTCCGGCTGCAGGTAGTACGAAGCGCCACCGAGCTGCTCGCCGAGGCCCTTGGCGAATGCCTCGTCTTTCGGATCAACGTAGAAGATCGCAGAGATCGTCACGTCCCGCTGATCGGCGACACCAGCAAAAATCACGTCACCCAGCGCGCCGGTCCGGATCGCCTGATCGACGTTGTCTTCGAGTCCGTCCGCCGGGCTGCCATTCAGGATCGCGATCGTCGCGGCGGGGTCGATCTCGCCGACCACCTGCACGGGCGCCGGCTTCTTGGTCTCCTCGACCGCGCCGGGCAACTGCACGTTGCCTGGCCCGATCACGATGAAGACAATACCCAGGGTGGCGAGCACCGCGGCAGTGAGCAGCACCATGAGCGCGCGCAGCCAGAACGACCCCGCCCGCTCGGGCGAACGGTGCACCCCGACACGGTGGCTGCGCTCGACCAGGTCATAGCGATCCTGCGGGGCGCGCGTGCTTGCCGCACGGGCCTCACCGCTGGATTCAGCGCTCTGCTTCTGCGCCACGCGCGTACCTCCGGATGATTGCACTCCCACTCAGGCACTCGCCCGAGACCGTTCCCACCTTACTCGGCAGAACTCTGCTTCCCTGGCAGCGAATCGGGAGCGTACAGCGCGCGCGCCAGCCCATCGAGCACATCGGGAATGCGGGTGCCTCCCGCGAACAAGGCAGTGTCGTCCACGTCAATGATCCTGCGATTCTTGCCAGCGGTCGTCAACGCGACGCTCGGCACGCCCTCGAGCAGCCCGTCAACGCCGCCCGCGCTCTCGAGACCCTCGGTCATCACAACAATCACGTCGGGGTCGATCGCGATGAGTGCCTCGTCGGTCATGGGCTTCATGCCAGTCCAACCGATTTCCTTTGCGACGTCGACCGCCCCCACCGCCTCGATGACCGAGTCAATTCCGCTGCCCTCACCGAAGAGGTAGTAGATTCCGGCGGTGCCGCGAATGTACAGGAACGCGACGCGCGGCTTGTCGGCAAGACCTCCCGGCACGAGGGGCTTGATCTCAAGCATCTTGGAAGCGATCGCCGTTTGAATCTCAGCGACGAGCTGCTCGCCCAGGGCCGGAACGCCGAGGGCGGCGGCGACCTCGCGGGCGGCCGTGTAGGTGCTGTCAAAGTCGTCGGACTTGGTCACGACCACGACGGGGATGCCCGCGTCGCGCAGCTGCAAGAGCACGTCGATAGGGCCGATCGACCCGTCCGTGATGATGAGCGTCGGCGCGAGTGCGATGACGCTCTCGGCGTCGATCGTGTGCCCGGCCTTCGTGACCACGGGCAGATCGGCGGTGCCCTCGGTGCTCGTCGAGGTGTCGCGCCCCACGAGCCGGTCCCCCAGGCCATAGGCATGCACGAGATCCGCAAGCGTGCCCGTCATGGACAGCGCGAGCACTCGAGACGTGTCGGTGACCTCGATCTCGCGGTCGCCGCCGCGGTCGCGAGAAACGACCGTCGTGGGCAGATCGGCCTCGGGGTTGTCGGCGATCGGCTGCAGCGTCGGGCCGCCGATCACCGCGGTCGTCGGGCCCTGGTACGCCCGGGGATCCTCGAGCGGAGTGAGCGTCGACAGCGGCGGCAAGTCGATCGCTGCAGCGGTGTCGGCGGTCGCCTGCGTTGGCCCGGTTTGGCACGCGGTCAGACCAGCCCCGAGGGCAAGCACGAGAACGAGCGCGGCGGAGCGGGCGATGCGGCGATACGACATAGAGATGGGGCGGCTTTCGATTGGTCGCCGATCAATGCAGGATCCGGGGTACTCCCAGACCGCAATGCGCGATCCGGCGACCGCCGTGGACGCCATGCGACGAGCCAAAGTGACTCGAGAAGTTAGCCTAGCCTAAGATGGTGTGGTGACCCCTGGATTCTCGGGGCTCACACAGCTGGCGTGCCCTTAGAGTACAGAGGGCCCCCACGCCCCATTATTTGCCAGGAAGGCAGCACCCGCCGCGTCATGAAGAGCACCGCCGTCACCGCCCGTTCGCGGCACACCGCCACGGTGATTGCTCTGTTCACTGCGCTCGGCGTCTCACTGCTTGTCGTCGTCCTGGTGTCGGCCGGCACAGGCCAGCTGGCGATCCCGCCGGATCAGGTCCTCGGCTCAATCCTGCACCGCATCGGAATCACCTGGCTGCCACTGCCCGAGCACGCCGCGGGTGACCAGACGCTCTGGGCAATCAGGTTCCCCCGCGTCGCGATGGCGGTACTCGTGGGCGCGGCCCTGTCAGTGTCGGGTCTGCTCATGCAAGCCGTGTTCGGCAACCCGCTCGCCGAGCCCGGCGTCATCGGCGTCTCGTCCGGCGCTGCCGTGGGCGCAGGTATCTGCATCGTCTTCGGCCTCACCATTTTCGGCGACTGGACCGTCGCCGTGTTCGCGTTCGGGGCCGGCCTCCTCGCCACGCTGCTCGTGTACTTCATGAGCCGCGCCGACGGCCGCACCGAGGTCGTCACCCTCATCCTCACCGGCATCGCCATCAACGCGATCGCGGGCGCCGGCATCGCGCTGCTGACCTTCCTGGGCGATACCCAGTCGCGCGAGCAGATCGTGTTCTGGCAGCTCGGCAGCCTCGCTGGCAGCCGCTGGGAGCAGGTCCTCGTCGTCGCCCCCGTCGTCGCGATTGGCCTCATCGTGTCGTACCTCGTCGCCCGCAAGCTCGATCTGCTTTCGCTGGGTGAGCGCAACGCCCGGCACCTCGGCGTCAATGTCGAGGCGCTCCGGATCGGCGTGATCGTGCTCGTCTCGCTGCTCGTCGGCGCGGCGGTGGCGTTCGCCGGCATCATCGCGTTCGTCGGCCTCGTGGTGCCGCACCTCATGCGCATGATCCTCGGCCCGGCGCACCTGCCGCTCGTCACTGCGAGCGCCCTGGGCGGCGGGCTGCTGCTGTCGCTCGCCGACCTCGCCGCGCGGACGATGGTGCCGATGGCCGACCTGCCGATCGGCATGCTCACCGCCCTCGTCGGCGGACCATTCTTCTTCTGGCTGCTGCGGCGCACCCGCAAGCGGAGCGGGGGCTGGGGATAATGGCTCGACACCTCACACTTCCCACACCGGTCCCTGTGGGGACGGCCGCGTTCGAGATGCGCGGCATCACGGTCGCGCGCGGCGGCCGACGCCTGCTCGACTCGGTCTCGCTGTCCGTGCAGGCCGGCGAAGTGCTCGCCCTGCTCGGCCCCAATGGTGCCGGTAAGTCCACGCTGCTCAACGTGCTCTCGGGCGACCTCGTCGCCGATGCGGGCGATGTCGACTTCGCCGGGCAGACCCTCGACTCGTGGTCCCTGATCGATCTCGCCCGCAGACGCAGCGTGCTGTTGCAGGACAACCAGGTCTTGTTCCCCTTCACGGTGCACCAGGTTGTCGAGATGGGTCGAGCGCCGTGGCGGCGCACCCCCCGTGAGGACGACGACAACTCGGCAATCTCCGAGGCCATCGGGGCCGCCGACATCGCGCACCTGGGCAACCGCCGTGTGCCGTCGCTCTCGGGCGGCGAGCGGGCGCGCGCCGCGTTCGCCCGCGTGATCGCTGGCCGCACCGGCGTGCTCTTGCTCGACGAACCGACCGCGGCGCTCGACCTCAAGCATCAGGAGTCCGTGCTGTCGCTCGCCCGCTCGCGTGCAGCTGAGGGCGACGCCGTCATCGTAGTGCTGCACGACCTGAACCTCGCGGGGGCCTACGCCGACCGCATCGCGCTGTTACGCCAAGGTTCGATTGCGGCGCTCGGCTCGCCCGCCGAGGTGCTGACTGCTTCGATCGTGTCAGCGGTGTACGACTCCCCCGTCGAGGTGATCCCGCACCCGGTGACTGGTCGCGGGATCGTACTTCCGCTGAGGTAGTTCTGGGTGGTGGGGCTGCCCTGGGTGGCGCGGTGCTGGGTGGCCCGGCGTCCCCTGGGCACCCTGATTTTCACTCAATAGTAGATCCGCCTTCAATAGTAGGAATTCGGCGTTCTCGTGGGGATTCTCGGCTTTTCTACTATTGAGTGAAAGTGTTATTGCCCGTTCACACCTGACGCCTTCAAGTGACTCTCCACAATTTCGCTCCAACGCCACTGCTGATCGTCCAGTCCGGGAACACTGGACAAATGTCCGTTCCATCTGAACTGCGAAAGCTCGGCGGCATCGCCCGCACGGCGACGCTTCTCACGTCGGGATTCACCCGCTACGAGATCGCTCAGGCAGTCGCGCGCTCACTTGTCTTCCGGGTGACTAGAGGTTGGGTTGCCCTGCCCAACACTGATCCACTCTTGCTGCTCGCCGCACGACACAGCGTGACGATCTCCTGCATTTCCCGCGCAAAGCGGCTCGGACTCTGGGTGTTCAGCGAAGAGCGGACGCATGTCGCTTCCCTTCCAAATGGTCCACCACTTCATGACCCCCGCTTGGTCGTCCACCGCCACAGGCCGCTCGTCCCGCGTCACCCTGACCTGCTCGAGGACTCACTGGTCAACACCCTCGTCCTCGTCACCACCTGCGTGCCGCACGAAGAGGCCGTCGCCATTTGGGATTCTGCCCTGAACAAGAAGCTGACCGATCTTCATTCGCTCTCCCAGCTGGCGTTGCCTGCCCGCGCCCGAGACGTGTTGAACGACGCGACGCCGCTGGCAGATTCCGGGCTCGAGACCTACCTCCGTCAGCGGCTCGGCTGGACGAATGTTCCCCTCAAGTTGCAGGTCTGGCTATTCGGGCACCGCGTCGATGCGCTTCTGGGAGAGCGACTCGTCCTCCAGGTCGACGGCGGCTACCATGTCGGAGCCCAGCGCGACTCAGACAACCTCCACGACGCCCAACTGCGGCTCCGCGGCTACACCGTGATTCGCATCAGCTACCGCCAGCTGATCCATGAGTGGCCGGCAATGCAAGACCTCATCACCAACGCCATCGCGAATGGGCTCCACCGTGCCCACTAATACCCGCAGCATCCAGCCGTTCCTCGACAAACAGTTAGCAGTTGACGTGATCTGGAGCGGAACAATAGATCGGAAATGTCTCAATTAGCTTGTCTCCACTGTCCCGAATGCTTCAGGCAAGACAAGACCGCGCGAGGAATCTCATACCCTCCGCAGGGGCACAGGAAGATTGAATAACTATTTACAGTTCCGTCATAGATCACCGCAAGTAATTGCAGCAGGACCGATGGTCGACGTTAACCTGCCGCATGTCTTTCGATTGGCCCTAAGGATTGGTCAAGTTCGAAGCCTTCTTGAATGAGATGTCGAAGTATGGCGAAAGCACCTCAGGATGGAATGTGCGCCGGCTCAACTTGCGTCATTAGAACTGCTGATTGAGTTCCATGGAAACCTGCCGGAAGACCGCAGTCGGGGGCGTCGCGGCGCTCTGGGCAAGTTCCGCGCGAACCGCATTTGCAAGGGCCGCCATGTCCACAAACTGCGGATTGCTTGCGGCAATGCGTGACAGAGCCCCAGACGCGAATTCAATACTGGACATCGCTTCGCCAACCTCTCCGTTAGCCCCCAGCAGAAGTCCGTGATTCAACTGGGCGAATGCAAGCGGCCCGGCCATGTTGGAACCAGAGTCGCGATCTCGGCTGGCCTTCAGAATCTGAACAGCTCGTGACGATTGCGAAAGGGCCCCTGGCCAGTCTCCAATTGCTACACGCTCCCCAATCATCTGGAGCAGCCGCGTCACGTTTGACATTTCGACGCGCTGGAGGCTGCCGTGGAGCGAGCCGAAGACGATGCTGCAAAGAATCCAAAGGATTATCGACACGATCAGGGCAATCCACTGCCCCTGGAACAGCGAGACTACGCCCCATACAGTGATTCCGATCCACACAAATCCAACGAGGTTTCTTACGACCTTCAACGTATTCACTACTACCTCCACACTGAGTCTCGGACAGTTTCACCCATCAATTGACCCAGCCTATCGAGAAGGAGGTCAACCCGATGGAATTGCTAGGTACCAACTACGAACCATAGATCTATCCGACTCGGGCAAGAGGAGTGCATATGCACAAGCGCACATTCGACAGTTCTGACCGCGTTGCACATTATTGTTCAATAGGGCCACGCTGCATCGCTTGATGAGTATCTAGAGCAGCCATCCTCGTAGTGCGATGCGAGTCAGCAAGGTGGAAACGAACAACGGCGGCGGACGCGATTGCTCGCTCCCGCCGCCGTCAATCGTGAGTGGCTACGCGTTCGGGTCGGTCGGCGCCTCGCCTCGGGCCTCGTCGGGCGTCGATTCCGCGGCGTCGGCAGCAGCCGGCTTTCGCCCACTGCGCACGAGCGCGAACGTGGCACCGGCGATGACCAGCAACGCAACCGCACCGATGCCGATCGGCAGCCACGGAACTCCCGGCTGCTCTTCTTCAATCACACCGGTCACGGGTTCCGCAACCTCGCTTGGGGCCTCTTCCGCAGCCTTGTCCGCGGCATCAGCCTCCAGCGCGCAACCCTCGGCCTGCGCCGTCAGGCTCAGCGGGTCAACTTCTTCGCCCGCCGCGTAGAAGCCGCCGAATGCCGATGCCCCC
This genomic stretch from Leucobacter sp. CX169 harbors:
- a CDS encoding glycosyltransferase family 2 protein — protein: MTGRGFERLAGVGVLLVAGGAAALLFFTLAIDEPLPISEPATRAIFGIWQIFYSTTAPDPQVVISAIALALFFAASIALLERSVAVRSRRSSNPVSTPLAPKVIMEQTRGVFSGPITVTVLMPAHNEEAIIAAALSAVLAQEELPARIIVVADNCNDNTAGVARAHGAEVFATVGNREKKAGALNQALQTLLPGMGPNDLVMVVDADTVLDPGFLTAATQRFTSDRALMAVGGLFVGEEGHGLIGQFQRNEYLRYRREIARRRGRVFVLTGTASVFRATAMRTVAGERGKGLPGRPGDVYDTMALTEDNELTLAIKSLGGLMISPEKCQVVTELMPTWRELWVQRLRWQRGALENLGSYRLTPHTFRYWAQQLGIGYSVIALSSFFLLLIVTFLSLDHWIWFPFWIGVGSLFLLERVVTVWAGGPRARLLALALFPELFFDMFLNVVYVTGVLEISLGRKAAWGNGVASESEAEGAGPDRSAERAAESEREGNA
- the groL gene encoding chaperonin GroEL (60 kDa chaperone family; promotes refolding of misfolded polypeptides especially under stressful conditions; forms two stacked rings of heptamers to form a barrel-shaped 14mer; ends can be capped by GroES; misfolded proteins enter the barrel where they are refolded when GroES binds); the encoded protein is MAKIIAFDEEARRGLERGLNILADAVKVTLGPRGRNVVLEKKWGAPTITNDGVSIAKEIELDDPFEKIGAELVKEVAKKTDDVAGDGTTTATVLAQALVREGLRNVSAGSDPIAIKKGIEKAVAAVTAQLLENAQDIETTDQIAATASISAADEQIGKLIAEAIDKVGKEGVVTVEESNTFGTELELTEGMRFDKGYLSAYFVTDADRQEVVFEDPYILVVNSKVSSIKDLLPVVDQVIQSGKQLLIIAEDVEGEALATLVLNKIRGIFKSVAVKAPGFGDRRKAMLQDIAILTGGQVISEEVGLKLENATLDMLGRARKVIITKDETTIVQGAGEEDAIAGRVAQIRREIENTDSDYDREKLQERLAKLAGGVAVIKAGAATEVELKERKHRIEDAVRNAKAAVEEGVLPGGGVALIQAGKAVFAGLNLTGDEAVGARIVEVAIEAPLRQIAMNAGLEPGVVVNKVSELPNGHGLNAATGEYGDLIAQGILDPAKVTRSALQNAASIAGLFLTTEVVVAEKPEPAAAGGGDPTGGMDF
- a CDS encoding LytR C-terminal domain-containing protein: MAQKQSAESSGEARAASTRAPQDRYDLVERSHRVGVHRSPERAGSFWLRALMVLLTAAVLATLGIVFIVIGPGNVQLPGAVEETKKPAPVQVVGEIDPAATIAILNGSPADGLEDNVDQAIRTGALGDVIFAGVADQRDVTISAIFYVDPKDEAFAKGLGEQLGGASYYLQPDYASYGARLIVLLGSDYRGPGAVEMPSDTPAAPAEETPAEEQPAE
- a CDS encoding hemin ABC transporter substrate-binding protein, coding for MASTAVAGSRIAVWEYPGSCIDRRPIESRPISMSYRRIARSAALVLVLALGAGLTACQTGPTQATADTAAAIDLPPLSTLTPLEDPRAYQGPTTAVIGGPTLQPIADNPEADLPTTVVSRDRGGDREIEVTDTSRVLALSMTGTLADLVHAYGLGDRLVGRDTSTSTEGTADLPVVTKAGHTIDAESVIALAPTLIITDGSIGPIDVLLQLRDAGIPVVVVTKSDDFDSTYTAAREVAAALGVPALGEQLVAEIQTAIASKMLEIKPLVPGGLADKPRVAFLYIRGTAGIYYLFGEGSGIDSVIEAVGAVDVAKEIGWTGMKPMTDEALIAIDPDVIVVMTEGLESAGGVDGLLEGVPSVALTTAGKNRRIIDVDDTALFAGGTRIPDVLDGLARALYAPDSLPGKQSSAE
- a CDS encoding iron ABC transporter permease translates to MKSTAVTARSRHTATVIALFTALGVSLLVVVLVSAGTGQLAIPPDQVLGSILHRIGITWLPLPEHAAGDQTLWAIRFPRVAMAVLVGAALSVSGLLMQAVFGNPLAEPGVIGVSSGAAVGAGICIVFGLTIFGDWTVAVFAFGAGLLATLLVYFMSRADGRTEVVTLILTGIAINAIAGAGIALLTFLGDTQSREQIVFWQLGSLAGSRWEQVLVVAPVVAIGLIVSYLVARKLDLLSLGERNARHLGVNVEALRIGVIVLVSLLVGAAVAFAGIIAFVGLVVPHLMRMILGPAHLPLVTASALGGGLLLSLADLAARTMVPMADLPIGMLTALVGGPFFFWLLRRTRKRSGGWG
- a CDS encoding heme ABC transporter ATP-binding protein; this translates as MARHLTLPTPVPVGTAAFEMRGITVARGGRRLLDSVSLSVQAGEVLALLGPNGAGKSTLLNVLSGDLVADAGDVDFAGQTLDSWSLIDLARRRSVLLQDNQVLFPFTVHQVVEMGRAPWRRTPREDDDNSAISEAIGAADIAHLGNRRVPSLSGGERARAAFARVIAGRTGVLLLDEPTAALDLKHQESVLSLARSRAAEGDAVIVVLHDLNLAGAYADRIALLRQGSIAALGSPAEVLTASIVSAVYDSPVEVIPHPVTGRGIVLPLR
- a CDS encoding endonuclease domain-containing protein: MSVPSELRKLGGIARTATLLTSGFTRYEIAQAVARSLVFRVTRGWVALPNTDPLLLLAARHSVTISCISRAKRLGLWVFSEERTHVASLPNGPPLHDPRLVVHRHRPLVPRHPDLLEDSLVNTLVLVTTCVPHEEAVAIWDSALNKKLTDLHSLSQLALPARARDVLNDATPLADSGLETYLRQRLGWTNVPLKLQVWLFGHRVDALLGERLVLQVDGGYHVGAQRDSDNLHDAQLRLRGYTVIRISYRQLIHEWPAMQDLITNAIANGLHRAH